GTTGTGGACTTTTGGATAACTTATCCTCTAAAGCGGACATTTCTATCTTGCTCTAAAGCGGACATTTCTATTTTGCCTTGACAGAGGGAAAATATCTATTATCGATTGTTGATATTTACATCGTCCCGAACATGCGATCACCCGCATCGCCAAGTCCTGGAACGATGTAGGCTTTCTCATTCAATTTTTCATCGAGTGAGGCTGTAAAGAGAGGAACGCGCGGGTGGCTTTTTTGGAAGACCTCAATGCCTTCAGGCGCTGCAACCAAGGACAGGAATTTAATGCGTTCATCCGGAACGCCGTGTTTGTTTAAAACGTCGCAAGCGTAAGCGGCTGAATTTCCTGTTGCGAGCATCGGGTCAACCAGGATAAAAAGGCGGTCTTCAGCTGTTGGAAGCTTAACCATATACTCCACAGGCATGTGTGTTTCAGGGTGGCGATAAAGGCCAATATGGCCGAGTTTTGCGGCTGGCATAAGATCGAGAAGCCCGTCAGCCATGACAAGGCCTGCACGCAGAATAGGAACGATGGCGATTTTTTTACCATCAAGGAACGGAGCGCTCATCTCGCAGATAGGTGTTTGGATTGTTTCATATTTAATTGGGAGGTCACGGGTGATTTCGTATCCCATCAAAAGAGCGATTTCTCTTAAAAGGCGGCGGAATCCCATGGTGGTTCTTGTTTCATCGCGCATGTGCGAGAGCTTATGTTGAACGAGAGGGTGGTTGACAATGAATAAATTGGAATATTTTTCATGTTCATACATTAGCGGAAAGCCTTTCATCGTGAAAATTTGTTTATTTTGAAATCTTTGAAACACTAGCAGACTTTTTTCAAAAGACCAAGGAAAGAATGAATTATTTTGAAAGGCTCCAGTTTTATGGATCGCTTCTTTCAGAAAAAAATATCACATTAAAGCATAAAGATGCTTTCGCTTCTCACATCAATCGCATATACTAAGGCTATGAATAGACAGATTTCAATTGCCCCCTCTCTTTTAGCCGCCGATTTTACAAAATTGGGCGCTGAGCTTTTGGCTGCCGAAGCTGGCGGTGCTGATTATTTCCATATGGATATTATGGATGGTCATTTTGTGCCGAATATTTCTTACGGTCCTTCTGTTGTGAGAGCCTTGCGGCCTTTGACGAAAAAGCCATTTGACGTGCATCTGATGATCACGCCGACTGATTCCATGATTCCAGCTTTTGTTGAAGCGGGCAGTGATATTATTACAGTCCATGCGGAAGCGGGACCAAATGTCTATCGAACGATTCAGCTCATTAAATCATTTGGCGTTAAAGCGGGACTTTCGATTAATCCTGGAACGCCAGTCTCTTACCTTGAGCCGCTGCTAAATGAAATCGATTTGATTTTGATCATGACGGTGAATCCTGGGTTTGGAGGGCAAAGCTTTTTGAACAGTCAGCTTTCTAAAATTGAAAAAACGCGCGAGATGATTGATCGCAACGGTCGGGCCATTTTGCTGGAAGTGGATGGCGGCATAACAACGACAACTGCAGGATCTGTTATCAAGGCAGGTGCTGATATCCTTGTTGCAGGTACGGCTGTTTTTAATGGTTCGCCTGAGCATTATGCTGATCGCATCAATGCTTTGAGAGTGGCGAGGTGACTGATGGACAGACTTCAAACAACCATTCAGCAAGTTAAAACGTTAGCTTTCCGGTTGCCCTTTTACCACTTATCCTTAAAGCCACCATTGCATGCAAGCATTTCGGTGATGCCTCATGATCCTTGGCCAGGTAATCGCGATATTGGTTTTCAGATCTTAAGCAATGTTTATGAGTTTGAAGGTCACTCCTATCAAGGCAATACAATTCCATGGAATGATCCATTTTTGCCGCAAACATGGCGAAATTATGCGCATAGTTTCCATTGGCTCAGAGATCTGAGGGAAACATCTGTTGAAACAGCGCGCCGTAAAGCACGCGATATGATCATGGATTGGTTTGAAAAGAATGAAAAGTGGGATGAATTCTCCTGGGCCGGAGATCGTATTGCAAAGCGCGTTTATCATCTGATTGCTCTCTATGATTTTTATGCTTCCTCAGCAAATGAGACTTTTATTAATGATGTAAGGCGTTATATCTTCCAGCAAATCAAGCATTTGCTGCGTTTGAATTTTTCAACCTATCAAGGCAATCGTCAGGTGACGATTATTAGAGGGATTCTATATGGTCTTTTCAATTTGCCTGAATCAAAGCGGTTGATTACCTCTTATGAGAAGCGACTTTTTAAAATCACCGTAAGCCTCTTGACCGCGGATGGATTTCATCAATCACGCAATCCGACTCATCATGTTGAGTTGATGCGTCTGTTGATTGATATTAAATATTTGTACCAGGCCTCGAATAGAGCGATTCCAGTTCAATTGAATCAGACTTTAAAGCAAATGGCTCCTTATCTGAAGTTTTTAATGTCTCAAGATGGTGGACTCTTTTTGTTCCAAGGTAGTTGGGAGCAGGATAAAGATTTTTTGACGACGCTGCAGACACACCTGGATCACAAAGTGAAGAATCAGAAATCATTTCCGCGTTCAGGTTATGAGCGGATTTCTGCAGGCAAATCTTTGCTTTTTGTTGATGTTGGCGTTCCGCCAGAATCTCCTTTTGATCATTGGGCCCATGCTGGAACTTTTGCTTTTGAGTTTTCGAGCAATAAACAAAGACTCATTGTGAATTGTGGGCATCCACAAAATAGTCATGATCATTGGGATCGTCTTCTGGCAACGACAGCGGCTCATTCAACTTTGACGTTAGAAGACACCAATTCATCTGAAGTGCTCGCCAAAGGTCTTGGTAAAAAACCATCGGACATTGCTCATTATGTGGATCAGGAAGAAAACAGAATATCCCTTTCAATGAGTCATGATGGCTATATGTTTAATCACAAAACGCGCCATCGACGTCTTTTCCATCTGTCTGAAAATGGTCAAGTATTGAGTGGTGAAGATATTCTCGAAGGGCCAACCGGTAAAGAATTTGCTATACGCTTCCATTTGCATCCGAAGGTAAAGCTATCTCTCATTCAAGAAAGTAAGGCGGTTTTATTGCAATTGCCGAGTGGATCGGGTTGGAAAATGTCAGCGCATGGCGAAGAGCTTTCGATTGAACCAAGCATTTATTTTGGTGATGGGAAAAATCCAGTCTCAACAAAGCAAATTGTGATCAAAGGCGTGACAGCGCCAAATCCTGAGAATAGAGCGCAAATCAAGTGGCTTTTTGAAATGATTTAAGATGCTAAAAAATAAAGGCCCTGAAAGGGCCTATATTTTTTGTTGTGACAGATTGACTTAATTGATGTATCTGCGATATCCGGCAAGCATCAAACCAAGCCCACCAAACATGAGGAGCATAGATCCTGGTTCAGGTGTAGGGGTTGGGTTACATTGATCACTTCCTCTGAGGCAGCCGGTGAACTCGTAAGATGTTCCCGTTGTTTGCCATTTAAGACCAAATGTGTTGAGTGTGAGTGTTTCAGTTGAACTGTATGTTAAGTGTAGAAGAACAGTATCAGCGCTCTGGGAAGTTAATCCATCATTGATAGGTCCTCCAGGACAACCATTGCCTGACCAAACACAAACATCAATTGAATTATCAATCGAAGGCAGGTTTCCAGGGGAGCTGATTGAATCAAATACAAAACCTGGATTTATGAAAGTTCCTGCGACTGTGGGATTGCCATTAAACCCAAAAGACAAAATATTTGCTTTTGTATATCCATTTTGAAGGACAGTTGTATTGCTCATTGTGATTGCTAAATCAAGTGATGTACTTGTGAAGTTTGTCACTGTCCATGCACTTGTTGCACTGAGCGTGATAGGGCCGATGCTGCCATCAAAAGGAACGAAGAGAGAGTAATCTATATTGAAAGACCCATTGCCTGTGATCGGAACTGTGGCATCCGCCCATGCAGGATTTGAGAAGAGAAGTGCTCCTAAGGCCAAACAGGGAGCCAGTATGTGTTTATTAAAATATATCATTTTAGTCTCCTTTTTATATTCAAATATGCTTTTTCTACTTATAGGAAGAATAAAATCAATCTATTGTTTGTCGATGTTTTCAGTAATTTGTATGGCTCGCAATGATTTATTCTCACCCTATTCATTGCATTAAGCGTGCCGCGAATTATTTCCAACAAAATCAATATTTTACAATCTTCATGGATGGGTGGAAATGCACGAGATGTGCAAAAACACAACAGAATGTTTGTTGTGCGAACATTTTTTGCTGAATTATTTTTTGCTTCTTTGACGTTTGGAGAAAAAGGTGATGAATCCAAGGCCTCCCAGTAAGAGAAGCGCTGATCCTGGTTCAGGGGTTGATATGCCACATCCTGAGCTTCCTTGCAGGCAGCCTGTGAATGCATAAGATGTTCCCGTTGTTTGCCATTTGATGCCAAAGGTGTTGAGTGTTAGCAACGAAGTTGAAGCATAAGTTAAGTGGAGTTTCACGCTGTCAGAGCTGGGCGTAGATAATCCATTATTGATGCTTCCTCCAGAGCAATTATTGCCAGCCCAAACACAAACATCTATTGTATTATCAATAGATGGCAGATTTCCTGGTGAGGATATCCCATCAAATACTGTGCCGGCAGTTGTGAGGGTGCCATGGACGGTTGGATTGCCGTTAAAACCAAAAGACATGATATTTGCTTTCGTGTAATCGTTTTGTAAAATCGTTGTATTGGTAATGGCAACTGTCAGATCAAGAGATGTGCTCGTAAAATTTGTGACTGTCCACGTGCTTGTTGCATTGAGTGTAATGGGGCCAATACCACCTGTAACAGGAACAAGCATAGAGTAAATGATATTAAAGGATGTGTTTCCAGTGATAGGGACGATGGCATCTGCCAATGCATTACTTGAAAAGAGAAGCGTACCTATCATGATCAGAGGAGTGAGTAGTCGCTTTTGTAAGGATGTCATTATAATCTCCTGATATATTTAGCAATATATGCAAATTGTACAGTGCAAGATTGCTTAATGCATAAACTATACCAAAATTAGTAGTCAATAAAATCAATATTTTAAATAAATTTTATGTTTTGATTTTGAGAGAAATGTAATAAAAAATGACATAATGCGTGAGTTTCATAAGAAAAACACATACTTTCTGGGGTTGTAAGAGGTGAAATTAAGCTTGACCGTATCGTGACAATACAACCATGAGCCCTAGTCCTGCAAGAATAAGGAAAATTGATTCAGGCTCAACGGAAATTGTTGTTGTATTACAAGAACTACCAACACAGCCCTCAGGTTCAAAAGATCCCCAGGCTGTTTGCCATTTCATACCAAAGGTGGTTAAGGTGAAATTTTTAACTGGATCATCGCAGTCTGCAAGGTCGAGTCTGAAAGAGACGGTATTAGTAAGTCCTGCGAAAAGACCCCCATTACTCCCGCCTGAACAATTATTACCGCCAAAAATACACATGTCAACTTTTCCGAATGAAGGTAAGGTTGTGTCTGTGTCATAATTTAAAAAAGCAGTTCCTTTCTTAAATTTAGAGATATCCATATCTTGATCGATATTAAAACCAAAAGCTGTGATGCGTGCATCTTTTGAGGCATAATTAGGGGAGACAACAGTATTGTTTTTCATAGAGATGGAAAGATCGAATCCAGTTGATGAGTAGTTTGTGATTGTCCAAGTACTATTCCCAACAAGATCAAAAGGCAGTGCTCCACTTTTAGGGACAAGATAAGTGATATTAAAGGACCCATTACCGCTGATTGTAATTGCTTCTGTTTTCAGAGCAAGGCAGGTTACCAGAATGACTGAAAGAATAACTGTTTTGATGAGTTGAATCATATTGAATCTCCTATTATTCAATATAGGATATCACTATATTGAAAAAAATTAATTAACAGGCTGTCTTAAAGACTGCCTGTTAATTAGTTCAAAATCATTAGCGTAGATTTGTGAGTTCTTTCATCATTTGATCTGCAGCTGAAATCACTTTTGTATTCGCGCTGTAAGCTGTTTGGATCTGAATAATATCCGTAAACTCTGTTGCAATATCAACGTTTGAAAGTTCAAGTGAGCCTTCAGCAATTTTACCTGCACCACTGTCACCGGCTTGACGTAAGTTATATTCCCCAGAATCTGACGTTTGAGTGAAGACGTTCCCTGTTTTAGCAGAAAGACCATCCGGATTTGCAAATGTTGCAATTGGTAAAAGATAGAGCTTTTTGAACTGACCGTTACTGAAAGAGGCTGTTACATATCCATCTTTATCAATCGCAATACCTGTTTTAAGACCCAGTGCAGCACCGTTTTGGTTGACGAAGTTAACGTTATAGTTTGATGTGAGCTGTGTAACGTTCCCTTTTGTTTTGTTTCCGCTGCTATCTACACCGAAGTCAAAGGTGATTGTTTGGTTACCCGCACCTGTGACCATTGGATCCCAAGGCATAACGATTGGACTGCCCAGCGTACCTGTGATACCAGCTGGTGAGCCGTCTGTGTTAAATGAGAGTGTACCTATCCCAATAAGGCCATTCACTGTTGTTGCGAGTGTTGGATCTGCAACTCTGGCTTCTATATCCCAAGAGTTTGTAGCCGCTTTTTTAAAGTCGAGCTGAACTTCTCTTGGTGTACCAAGTGTATCGTAAACGGTAACACTTCTTCTGAAGTCATACCCTGTTTTGACAACTTGAGGTTTTTGGAAGAAGGAATTGACGATATTCCCAACAGCACCATTTGTGATTGTGATGGTATCAGTCATTGAGTTTGCTTTAATAACCAACTGTCCATTTGTTTCAGTTGCGGTAATGGTTGGGACTGCCGTGTTAATTTTTGTGACAAGAGCTGCCAGCGTATCCGTTACGAGGATAGGAATATTTACATTCGCGCCGCCATTAATTGAAATATTAAAGTCGGTTGTCACGCCTGGGTTTCCAAGAGCAGCTTGCAGTTCTGTCGCATCAACTGGTGTTGACCCTAGAACAATCGATGTTGCCCCGAGTTTTTCTCCAGCGTTTAGGTTCATCCCGAACTCAACTCTTGTTGTTGCTGAAGCAATACCATTAAAAGTTGAGGTGTTGACAGGTGTTAGACTTGAAATATCGGCATTAGCAGCAGGTGGGTTGCCGTTAATATCAAGAAGCCATCCTTGCAGGAAGAAGTTTCCTAGTTTCAGATTGCCGAGATTGTCAGCTGTAAAGGCGCCATCACGTGAGAAATAAGGAGTCTGGTCGTTGCCCCCTGAGTTGAGCACAAAAAATCCACCACCGGAAATCGCTGTGTGTGTCGCTGAGTTAGATGCTTGAATCAATCCTTGTTCAGAAATCGTATTGCGGACTGTATTTCTGACACCGCCTGGGCTGTATGCTGTATTTTGGTTTGTTTGAGTAACCTGTGATTCAATATGAGATAAGATACGTTTATATCCATTCGTACTAATGTTGGCAATATTGTTACCGCGTTTACCAAGTTCTTGAGCCTGAACTTGAAGGCCTGATCTTGCTGCAATGAGTGCACCATAAGTTGACATTTGTATTCTCCTTTGTTTTTTTCTTGTTGTATTTAATTTACTTCAATAGGGTTGGCCAGAGCTTCAACAGGAAGCGCTTCTATAGCCGGTGCTATAACAGGTTCTTCAGCTTTGAGTTCTGCTAGATTCTCAAAAAACCCTTTGAGTTGATTGCTGATCTCTGCACTGATATCAGCAGACACGGTGGTGGGTTGTTGAACTTGTGATCTAGGCATGTTGAATGAATCAACTTTATCAATGAGGAATTCTCGTGAACCTGCTCTGAGGTAAGTTTTTTTGTTTCTTGGTTGAATTCCTGTAATGATTTCACGGTTGTATGTTTTGAGAGGCATCATCTCACCATTGGCTTTGACGCCAGTGACGCTTACTTTATAAAGGCCATCTTCTTGTTGTAGATCTTGTGTGTTTTTACCATCCCAAGCCAATTGATGACGTCCTGTTTGGGCAGGCCCTTTTGTTTCCCTGATAGGCAGACCGCTTGCATTTGTGATCATCACTTTGACTTCTGTGAGTGTTTCATCATCGGGGACATCGTATGAGAAGAGTGCAGCGCCATCAGCCAGACTAATATCATTGGTCTGGAAATCGACTTCGGTTCCAATCAGATTTGTTGCGGCGTAAAATTCTTGTTTGTTCACTGATTCCATTTGCTTTTCAAGTTTGCTATTCACTTCAATAAGCTGTTCATTTGTCACAAACTGTGAGAGTTGTTGAACAAATTTTTCTGTTTTCGGAGGATCAAGGCCTTGGTTTTTAAGCTGAGCCATCAAAATTTTTAAGAACATATCCTTTTGTTCATCGGCGCGAATGATTGATTTTTTTGATGTTTGATTGCCATCAGGATTCATCAGAGCTCTGATTTCTTCAGGATCACTTGTCTTTTCTTTTATTTTTTTTAGCTTTGCGAGATATTCTTCATTCTTATTGGTGGTCCGTGACAAATTTTCCCGATTTGCTCTGTAGGGATCGTTTGTTGAGAAAGTATTTGCATCGATCATTGACATAGTGTCCTCATTTTCGTTGGATTGCTTAAATATGAATATCTACTTTGGTTGGTGTTAAAATATAGTCACGTCCTTGGGCATCACTCGCTGTAAGCTCAGTTAAGGAAGTGAGCATGTCATCATTCAGAAGAGATGGATTGTTCTGGGTGAACTCATTTTGTAGAATTTGCTGGTCTTGTCTTGAGCTGCCGCCTGAAAATGAAAATTCCATATTGTGTGATTCAAGCGTAAACCCAGAATCTTTCAGAGCATTTTCAAGAGTTTGACTATCTTTTTGCAGCAGTTTAAGGGTTTCAGGATTATCAGATTGAATTAGGGCATTCACACGGTTATCTGAGATGTTCAATTTGATTGTAATTTCACCAAGATCTTCAGGTGTGAGACGAATGTTGATCTGGTCATCGCCATTGTTTAAAGCTGTAATGAGCTTAACGGCAACTTGCTCAGGAGCTGTTTGATTTGGAGCCGGCATAATAGAAGAGGCTGGTGATGTTAGATCAGTTAAAGAGCCTGTCGTAGAAAGAGGAGTGTTTGCAATCATCCCGAATGCCTCTAATGGCTTATCATTTGATGAAGGGTTCACTGTTGTTTCAGAAGATAAAGGCATATTTTTAGGAAGAGCAACTTGGTCAGGCTTTTCTGCATCAGTTGACTCATTTTGTGTGACTGTATCTTGCTGCAGATTGAGAGGTTCTGAATCTGTTTTTATCTCAAGTTTTTGAGGTGCAGCAGACGCTTCACTCACCAGTTCAAATTCTTGTACAGGTTTTTCAATAAAGGCAAAACTGAGTTGTTTCGGGCTTATTTCATCCGCTTCTTTTGATTTTTTACGTTTGGGTGCTTCTTTTATAGGAGCTGTGTCATCTGTTTTGAGTTCCGAGATATCTTTAAGGTCATCGGTATCCGACAGTTTTTGTGTCGGAAAAAGCATAGCAGGTTGAGTTTGTTCTTTAGCAGGCTCTTTGTCTGAAGTCTGTTCAGGCGAGATTTGTATTGCATCTTCGATCTGAGCTGCGGATAAAAGAGAATTGCTCATTTGAGGTGTGGGGGATTCCTCTTTGGGCTCATCTATATTTTGCAAAAGGTTAGGTGTAATATCTGTTTGAGCAAGTTGTTCTGTACTCACTGTTTCTTGAGATGATGTAATTTGCGGCTCATCCAGAGTGGCAATAGAAGCCAAGTCGTTATGAAGTTTTTGTTTGATGAGGCGTTTGGTTGTAATAGATTCAGGTTCTTGAGGAATAAAGGAAGCCTCACTCTCTTCATGGTCTGCAAAAAGATCTGCTTCTTCAGAAGGCAGGACAAGTGAGAGCGTTTCCTGTATCTGTTCGTCTTGAACAGGAAGCATCATTGTTTCTGTAGAATCTTTTGATCCTTGAATTTGGTTTTCTGTTTGGAGTGGTTTTAATTTTTTATGTGAGAGCTGATCAGATTTTGCCTCATTTGTGTCTTGTCGCCTTTTGAGCCCTCTATCAGATATTTTTTTAGTGTCAGTTTCTATCTCATTTTGTTCTGATATGTTTTTTTGAAAATGATCTGTTTGCTCATTTTTTGATGCTTTATATGAACTAGGCTTTGCCTCAGACGCTTGAGGAATAGAAACGCGCCCTTCATAAGCGAATGGATTGTGTCGTTGCATTGTGAGTTGAGCCATACTCATTTCCCTTTTAGAATTGTGAACCATCCTCATTGCAAGGAGCGTGCCATCCCTTTTTGCTCTAATAAATAATTGTTTTTAAAGTATTTTATTTCAAGGTGTTGTTTTGATCAAAGAGGGGGAGGTAGTTTTTGCCGATCAATAGGTGGTAAAAAGATCCTAGTCAGATCGGCAAAGAATGACCTCTTTCCTAAAAAAATCAATAAAATCAATTGCATTTTTTGCCATTTTTGATGGCATGAAATTTGCAAGGGTGTTAGACAGTATATAATGTATAGAACGATATGACGGAGGACTTTAAAGATGACAATTACCAGGGTTGCGACATCATCAATACGTGAACTGATGTTAAAAAGTGCAAATAAAGGTCGTGGCCAAATTGCAGATTATGAGACGCAGATTGCAACACAGCAAAAGGCGTCTCGTTATACGGACATGGTGGGTCATTTGCCAAAATTTAATTTTGTTCAAAATGAGATTGCAAAAA
This genomic interval from Alphaproteobacteria bacterium contains the following:
- a CDS encoding ribulose-phosphate 3-epimerase codes for the protein MNRQISIAPSLLAADFTKLGAELLAAEAGGADYFHMDIMDGHFVPNISYGPSVVRALRPLTKKPFDVHLMITPTDSMIPAFVEAGSDIITVHAEAGPNVYRTIQLIKSFGVKAGLSINPGTPVSYLEPLLNEIDLILIMTVNPGFGGQSFLNSQLSKIEKTREMIDRNGRAILLEVDGGITTTTAGSVIKAGADILVAGTAVFNGSPEHYADRINALRVAR
- a CDS encoding cistern family PEP-CTERM protein, translating into MIQLIKTVILSVILVTCLALKTEAITISGNGSFNITYLVPKSGALPFDLVGNSTWTITNYSSTGFDLSISMKNNTVVSPNYASKDARITAFGFNIDQDMDISKFKKGTAFLNYDTDTTLPSFGKVDMCIFGGNNCSGGSNGGLFAGLTNTVSFRLDLADCDDPVKNFTLTTFGMKWQTAWGSFEPEGCVGSSCNTTTISVEPESIFLILAGLGLMVVLSRYGQA
- a CDS encoding heparinase II/III family protein; this encodes MDRLQTTIQQVKTLAFRLPFYHLSLKPPLHASISVMPHDPWPGNRDIGFQILSNVYEFEGHSYQGNTIPWNDPFLPQTWRNYAHSFHWLRDLRETSVETARRKARDMIMDWFEKNEKWDEFSWAGDRIAKRVYHLIALYDFYASSANETFINDVRRYIFQQIKHLLRLNFSTYQGNRQVTIIRGILYGLFNLPESKRLITSYEKRLFKITVSLLTADGFHQSRNPTHHVELMRLLIDIKYLYQASNRAIPVQLNQTLKQMAPYLKFLMSQDGGLFLFQGSWEQDKDFLTTLQTHLDHKVKNQKSFPRSGYERISAGKSLLFVDVGVPPESPFDHWAHAGTFAFEFSSNKQRLIVNCGHPQNSHDHWDRLLATTAAHSTLTLEDTNSSEVLAKGLGKKPSDIAHYVDQEENRISLSMSHDGYMFNHKTRHRRLFHLSENGQVLSGEDILEGPTGKEFAIRFHLHPKVKLSLIQESKAVLLQLPSGSGWKMSAHGEELSIEPSIYFGDGKNPVSTKQIVIKGVTAPNPENRAQIKWLFEMI
- a CDS encoding cistern family PEP-CTERM protein, translating into MTSLQKRLLTPLIMIGTLLFSSNALADAIVPITGNTSFNIIYSMLVPVTGGIGPITLNATSTWTVTNFTSTSLDLTVAITNTTILQNDYTKANIMSFGFNGNPTVHGTLTTAGTVFDGISSPGNLPSIDNTIDVCVWAGNNCSGGSINNGLSTPSSDSVKLHLTYASTSLLTLNTFGIKWQTTGTSYAFTGCLQGSSGCGISTPEPGSALLLLGGLGFITFFSKRQRSKK
- a CDS encoding cistern family PEP-CTERM protein yields the protein MIYFNKHILAPCLALGALLFSNPAWADATVPITGNGSFNIDYSLFVPFDGSIGPITLSATSAWTVTNFTSTSLDLAITMSNTTVLQNGYTKANILSFGFNGNPTVAGTFINPGFVFDSISSPGNLPSIDNSIDVCVWSGNGCPGGPINDGLTSQSADTVLLHLTYSSTETLTLNTFGLKWQTTGTSYEFTGCLRGSDQCNPTPTPEPGSMLLMFGGLGLMLAGYRRYIN
- a CDS encoding flagellar hook-length control protein FliK, with the protein product MAQLTMQRHNPFAYEGRVSIPQASEAKPSSYKASKNEQTDHFQKNISEQNEIETDTKKISDRGLKRRQDTNEAKSDQLSHKKLKPLQTENQIQGSKDSTETMMLPVQDEQIQETLSLVLPSEEADLFADHEESEASFIPQEPESITTKRLIKQKLHNDLASIATLDEPQITSSQETVSTEQLAQTDITPNLLQNIDEPKEESPTPQMSNSLLSAAQIEDAIQISPEQTSDKEPAKEQTQPAMLFPTQKLSDTDDLKDISELKTDDTAPIKEAPKRKKSKEADEISPKQLSFAFIEKPVQEFELVSEASAAPQKLEIKTDSEPLNLQQDTVTQNESTDAEKPDQVALPKNMPLSSETTVNPSSNDKPLEAFGMIANTPLSTTGSLTDLTSPASSIMPAPNQTAPEQVAVKLITALNNGDDQINIRLTPEDLGEITIKLNISDNRVNALIQSDNPETLKLLQKDSQTLENALKDSGFTLESHNMEFSFSGGSSRQDQQILQNEFTQNNPSLLNDDMLTSLTELTASDAQGRDYILTPTKVDIHI
- the upp gene encoding uracil phosphoribosyltransferase, whose product is MYEHEKYSNLFIVNHPLVQHKLSHMRDETRTTMGFRRLLREIALLMGYEITRDLPIKYETIQTPICEMSAPFLDGKKIAIVPILRAGLVMADGLLDLMPAAKLGHIGLYRHPETHMPVEYMVKLPTAEDRLFILVDPMLATGNSAAYACDVLNKHGVPDERIKFLSLVAAPEGIEVFQKSHPRVPLFTASLDEKLNEKAYIVPGLGDAGDRMFGTM
- a CDS encoding flagellar hook-basal body complex protein — translated: MSTYGALIAARSGLQVQAQELGKRGNNIANISTNGYKRILSHIESQVTQTNQNTAYSPGGVRNTVRNTISEQGLIQASNSATHTAISGGGFFVLNSGGNDQTPYFSRDGAFTADNLGNLKLGNFFLQGWLLDINGNPPAANADISSLTPVNTSTFNGIASATTRVEFGMNLNAGEKLGATSIVLGSTPVDATELQAALGNPGVTTDFNISINGGANVNIPILVTDTLAALVTKINTAVPTITATETNGQLVIKANSMTDTITITNGAVGNIVNSFFQKPQVVKTGYDFRRSVTVYDTLGTPREVQLDFKKAATNSWDIEARVADPTLATTVNGLIGIGTLSFNTDGSPAGITGTLGSPIVMPWDPMVTGAGNQTITFDFGVDSSGNKTKGNVTQLTSNYNVNFVNQNGAALGLKTGIAIDKDGYVTASFSNGQFKKLYLLPIATFANPDGLSAKTGNVFTQTSDSGEYNLRQAGDSGAGKIAEGSLELSNVDIATEFTDIIQIQTAYSANTKVISAADQMMKELTNLR